The DNA window CTGAGGCTGGCCGCTATCAGACGTGCTATGGAGGTGAGAAAATGTGAATTTAGCACCTTTTGTATTTCACTTCATGAACATTTCTGGACTATTTGTAAATGTACTGTCTTGTTCTCACAGGCTCTGACATCCTCAGACAGTACCTCCCTCAATTACCTCACCCACGCTGGGAGGATGGTGTTGAGTGGACTATCCGAGCTCAACCAGCAGGTAACCAATTACATAATTGTGCaacgttcatcagaccagatatatagttcccactgggcacagatgtcatttcaacgtctcgttttgatttacatttggttgagttgtcaactaatgtgaattcaatgtgaaatcccccaaaaattaacgtaattggatttaggttaaaagacgaaattcccttacgttgatgacttctttcaaatccaatcagtttcccactttgattcaacatcatcacattgacattttttattgatacaacattgattcaaccagttcttGCACAGTGGGTTACCTTTAGGCAACAGTGATTCATAGGGTTTAGTTGAAAAGTTTCAACGTCATACTAGCCAAACAATCGGAGGCCCTTTGAATTACAGACCTGAATCTTTGAGTTTATGATCTAAGTTTTAAGGAATTTTatgattgttttgttttgaggatgtgaggcAGTTTCAGCAGGCCTACGACCTACTGGTGAACTTCATTAATGAGCCAGCAAACAGGGAGCGACTAGAGCAGGAGATGGCTCTCGTAGGAGTAGGTCTACATGCAAGCTTGAGCGTTAGCTGCAGGCACCGTCTTCTCATCTAACATCTACTCAATGAGACTTTCTAAAGTGCTTGTCAATGAAGATTATGTAATTATCCTATTTGTTTGACTTCAGATCGACCGCATCAACTTCGCAGATGTTTTTTATGAATTCGTTCTACTAAGCCTTCTAGAAGGAAAGACATCTCTTCCTATATCTGTAAGTGGCCCTAAGAATGGAACATCCTGTTGTTTATCTATGCTATACACACTGTTGTCATATCAGATCTGTAGACACTCACTCATGTCCCCTGTTCCTTCTCCAGGAGCCTGGTAGCTTCCTTTATCTGCTCCTGCAAGTCATAATGAGGATTGACCCTCCTGGAGGAGCCTGGACAGAGGCTGCTGAGAACTTCTACCTCCTCGTTAAGGtacatttgtctctctctctctctctctctctctctctcaataataGTTGATGATGTGTCTGTTGTCAACAGGACCAGATGAAGGCATGGCTACAATCCATCTTCAACCTCAATGAGTCAATCTATGAAAGCCCAGAGAGGCTCTCGGGGGAGGTGATGCGGAATCTAGAAATACAGGTTGAGTTCCTGCTGTCCAGCCTGGATTAAGGTTCCCAAACTGAGCTGAGGGCCCCATCACAAAATAAAGTGTTTTGCATTTAAACATTATCTGTCAATCGTAAACAAATGTTACATCatgtgtaggggagagtggggtaagttgagccattttttacattcagcattactctgtcaagggaaatatagtattctttcaaaaatatacagtatctgtcacgacttcctccgaggctgcccctctccttgttcgggcaggcttcggcgtttgtcgtcaccggccttctagccactgccgctcctcatctcatcattccatttgttttgtcttgtttattacacacacctggttcatatcccctcattagtacctgtataagtgttccctctgcccccttgtctttgtgtgtgattgtttattttggaggagagagaagctcggtggagctccatgtattttgtatcgccgggaatattccctgtgtgccttgtattttccagtgcccctgttttgcgcactggagtgtttttactaggggtgtaacgatccatctactacatcgatgtatcgatttatattcctatgatccaactacatcgatctgtgctcggcgagttggccttttggacaacatatatcgatctaacatcgttttaaaatgtaataaatcgattgtatcgatactaggaaataacccattggatttaagcacgtca is part of the Coregonus clupeaformis isolate EN_2021a unplaced genomic scaffold, ASM2061545v1 scaf2750, whole genome shotgun sequence genome and encodes:
- the LOC123489108 gene encoding mitoguardin 1-like; the protein is MEALTSSDSTSLNYLTHAGRMVLSGLSELNQQDVRQFQQAYDLLVNFINEPANRERLEQEMALVGIDRINFADVFYEFVLLSLLEGKTSLPISEPGSFLYLLLQVIMRIDPPGGAWTEAAENFYLLVKDQMKAWLQSIFNLNESIYESPERLSGEVMRNLEIQVEFLLSSLD